Within the Candidatus Glassbacteria bacterium genome, the region TGGTCAAACGCTCATCGGGCACTGTCCTGCGCTTGCCGAACATGTACTTGCCGGGAAACAGCCGGCCCGCGTAGAGCAGGGCGAAAAACGTGGTCAACCCGGCCAGCAGGACACCGCACTCGAAAACCACCGGGATAAACGCCGGCCAGCTCACCAGCGGCTTGCCGCCCACATTGATCGGCCAGTCGGTGGCGCTGGTCCAGGCCTGGAACGCGAAGCCCAGCAGCGCACCGACAACCAGCATGGTCTTGGCGGCGGCCGGGATCCAGCTTTTGCGGATCCCCAGCGCCTGCTCGAACCCGTGCACCGGGTAAGGCATCAGGGCGTCCAGTTCACGCCAGCCCCTCTCGCGGCACTTCAAGCCGGTATGGAGCAACTGCTCCGGGGTATCGATATAGGCTACAACCATTTCCTTAGCCATTATCAGGCTCCCTCCCCGCCCGCGCGACGGAACGGTTT harbors:
- a CDS encoding DUF3341 domain-containing protein — its product is MAKEMVVAYIDTPEQLLHTGLKCRERGWRELDALMPYPVHGFEQALGIRKSWIPAAAKTMLVVGALLGFAFQAWTSATDWPINVGGKPLVSWPAFIPVVFECGVLLAGLTTFFALLYAGRLFPGKYMFGKRRTVPDERLTNDRFALLVPVEINGSRDQIEGFLRECGIHEFDQE